The Anas acuta chromosome 1, bAnaAcu1.1, whole genome shotgun sequence genome segment CACAACCTGGATGCTGTGTGTCTTTGAATACCACAATGACAAGAACGAGGAGCCAGTTGTGTACTGGAGAAAAGGCCCCAGTTGCAACAACCAGCAGAGTCTTCGGTCAAGCTCAGGCACCAGCAGACCACAAATACACATTACAAAGGATGTGTTCAGGGGATACTCCATCTTAAAACTCAGCAATGTTGACCAAAATGCCAgcaacttttatttctgtgatgtgACGCTAACCCAGAAAGCTCAGAACAAATGTGGAAATGGCACCAAGCTGACAGTACAAGGTAAGAAGTGTCTAATACACAGAAACTGACTTGATATATCCAAGGAGAATTAAGTCTTCCACAAATTTTACTGTCTTCTCTCCCACCACTCACTGCTACCAGAAGAaggttggggaaaaaacagcctACAGTCATGAGTAGGAGAGAGAAGGTATGAACAGTTTATATAGCCAGACTTCTCAGGGACAGGAACTTTTCTTTGCATCTGACATTGGGCAGCAGAACATTGACTcaacatttaatatattttatacattttcgatattttgcatattattgtattatttaaattcatattctgcattaatatatacattacacattttaaatatttttttcttactattcTGCACACAGTTTTGCTGGATCTTTACTTTGCTTCATACAAACAACAGAAATCTGTGACAATATTTTGTaccatttttcatcatttcccTCAGTCCTTGTATGCTGTCTTTTTTGAAATACGTAGTTCATGCTTCCCCTTCCAgtcactgaaaaatgaatagTAAATTAAGCACTAAGGGTATTTTTAGAAAGGTTTGTGAAAGTAGGGATACGTAGGAGTGGGAGTTTCTTTCTGTGtaattataaaagcattttcatcaCCTTATAACTCTTCCACTGTCCTcaaattttctaatttctgtaaTCCTGATGGGGACTGCGAACTCAGTGACTAAATTACACTATTGTAGCAGAGCCAAGTTTTGTGCACGAACACTTTCCAGGCAAATCTAACTAGCATATGCTATGTACCGCAAAGAATTTCTCTGTTTCTACATTTCACTTTATGCGTAACAATTGTCCAATGCAGTACTTTTAAgtccttaaagaaaaacagttgttGATGAAATTCTTTTGACTTACACACCATAATCATGTTTGGTttagtttaaaaagcaaacaagcaaaaacaaacaaacaaacaaaaaacacacgcACAAAAACAACGAAAACCACCATAGGCTTTTTCATCATTGCGTAAGTGTGTGCTGTATAAAAGAGATGTTTATGCATATCCCACTTGGAGCACACTGAgaattttgtttacttttaattttataaattgcTAACAACAGTTTCaaaaatttcatctgaaaaacaaagaagacaATAGTTCTCACATGAGAGGCTTAACCTtttagcctgaaaaaaaaaaaaaagagcaaaagaaaatgtgataaaaatTAAGACCACTGTGCTGACTAATCCTCACTAATCCTTCAAATGAAATCATATCAGAAAAGcaactattttctctttttcaggtaCTTATTTTTCGTTATCttcatttcagatttcaaaTGTAAAGACTGTACAAGATCAGAAATGacatggtggtggtggttccTTCTCGGATACGCCATCTTTGTCACCACAGTTATCATGGCTTTTGGTGTAAGtaataacttcaaaaataaatactacaGACCTAAAGAAGGGTGGTATCTTCTGATGGAAAGAAATGATAAATAGATTGTGCAGCTATAGCAAAGTAAAAAGTCAGTCTGTTT includes the following:
- the LOC137856746 gene encoding uncharacterized protein; the encoded protein is MLIGILITISYFVHFSASSRPELSVVQYPEDASVLTNSTTWMLCVFEYHNDKNEEPVVYWRKGPSCNNQQSLRSSSGTSRPQIHITKDVFRGYSILKLSNVDQNASNFYFCDVTLTQKAQNKCGNGTKLTVQDFKCKDCTRSEMTWWWWFLLGYAIFVTTVIMAFGIYQCCKKCKTESRNTDSSATLKSEWIYDKPSRPVNNGCNQEYEDMSLVRTSVTLKGK